The proteins below come from a single Agromyces flavus genomic window:
- the galT gene encoding galactose-1-phosphate uridylyltransferase, with product MHQTEAGLLDPRIAVRKSTLADGRELIYYDDADSVLPAERAIDARTLDARPGTAEMRQDPLTGDWISIAAARQNRVFLPPADADPLAPQTETNPSEIPSLYDVAVFENRSPSFGPELPEWGEGADAASAAAAALTAVRDLGIERRLTSHGRCEVVCFSPEHEGSFGTQTVSRARTVIEAWAHRTAALSALPGVQQVFPFENRGRDIGVTLPHPHGQIYAYPYVTPRTERLLDAIDAYGPSLQADVLERERAGERVLITGEHWTAYVPFAARWPIEVHLVPHRHVPDLAATDEAERAELARVYLRLLRGVDRLYDTPTPYIAAWHQAPVHERRDEVRLTMQLTSPRRGAERLKYLAGSEAAMGAWIGDVPPEAQAAALRDAIEGVEL from the coding sequence GTGCACCAGACCGAAGCCGGCCTCCTCGACCCGCGCATCGCCGTGCGGAAGTCGACGCTCGCCGACGGCCGCGAGCTCATCTACTACGACGACGCCGACAGTGTTCTCCCGGCCGAGCGGGCCATCGACGCGCGCACGCTCGACGCCCGACCCGGCACCGCCGAGATGCGCCAGGACCCGCTGACCGGCGACTGGATCTCGATCGCCGCCGCCCGGCAGAACCGCGTGTTCCTCCCACCGGCCGACGCCGACCCGCTCGCGCCGCAGACCGAGACCAACCCGTCCGAGATCCCGAGCCTGTACGACGTCGCGGTCTTCGAGAACCGCTCGCCGTCGTTCGGCCCAGAGCTGCCCGAATGGGGCGAGGGGGCGGATGCCGCATCCGCCGCCGCCGCGGCGCTGACCGCGGTGCGCGACCTCGGCATCGAGCGCCGGCTCACGTCGCACGGGCGTTGCGAGGTCGTGTGCTTCAGCCCCGAGCACGAGGGTTCGTTCGGCACGCAGACCGTCTCGCGAGCGCGCACCGTGATCGAGGCGTGGGCCCACCGCACCGCAGCGCTGTCGGCGCTCCCCGGCGTGCAGCAGGTCTTCCCGTTCGAGAACCGCGGTCGCGACATCGGGGTGACGCTCCCCCACCCGCACGGCCAGATCTACGCGTACCCCTACGTCACGCCGCGCACCGAGCGGCTGCTCGACGCGATCGATGCGTACGGGCCGTCGCTGCAGGCCGACGTCCTCGAGCGCGAGCGCGCGGGCGAGCGCGTGCTCATCACGGGCGAGCACTGGACCGCGTACGTTCCGTTCGCCGCCCGCTGGCCGATCGAGGTGCACCTCGTGCCGCATCGGCACGTGCCCGACCTGGCGGCGACCGACGAGGCCGAGCGCGCCGAGCTCGCCCGGGTGTACCTGCGCCTGCTGCGCGGCGTCGACCGCCTCTACGACACCCCGACGCCGTACATCGCCGCGTGGCATCAGGCGCCCGTGCACGAGCGGCGCGACGAGGTGCGCCTGACGATGCAGCTGACGAGTCCGCGCCGCGGCGCCGAGCGGCTCAAGTACCTCGCCGGCTCCGAGGCCGCCATGGGCGCGTGGATCGGGGACGTGCCCCCGGAGGCGCAGGCCGCGGCATTGCGCGACGCGATCGAAGGAGTCGAGCTGTGA
- a CDS encoding DeoR/GlpR family DNA-binding transcription regulator, which produces MDPDLTAARRRSLAADLVSERGFVRVAELSESFGVTPVTARADLDALERAGLVRRVHGGAVPAGSAPAAEARPEREPSFEEALAASVVPKQRIGEHAASLVRSGQSVILDVGTTTLQVARALRARADLDDVTILTNGLSIALELESEIPRFTVIVTGGTLRPRQHSLVHPLAGSILDDVHVDFAFIGCNGVDPKLGVTNANLPEAAVKAHMLRRAARAVIVADASKLGEAHLGRIGPVDAFDALVTDAAAPAVLVGELRDAGLEVLVAHEPERP; this is translated from the coding sequence ATGGACCCCGACCTGACGGCGGCACGGCGCCGCTCGCTCGCCGCCGACCTCGTGAGCGAGCGCGGGTTCGTTCGCGTCGCCGAGCTCAGCGAATCGTTCGGCGTGACGCCCGTCACGGCACGGGCCGACCTCGACGCGCTCGAGCGTGCCGGGCTCGTGCGTCGCGTGCACGGTGGCGCGGTCCCCGCCGGGTCCGCCCCCGCGGCCGAGGCGCGACCCGAGCGCGAGCCCAGCTTCGAGGAGGCGCTCGCCGCCTCCGTCGTGCCGAAGCAGCGCATCGGCGAGCATGCCGCATCCCTCGTGCGCAGCGGGCAGAGCGTCATCCTCGATGTCGGCACGACCACCCTGCAGGTTGCGCGCGCCCTGCGCGCCCGCGCCGACCTCGATGACGTCACCATCCTCACCAACGGGCTCTCCATCGCGCTCGAGCTCGAGTCCGAGATCCCGCGGTTCACCGTGATCGTGACGGGTGGCACGCTGCGGCCCCGGCAGCACTCGCTCGTGCACCCGCTCGCCGGGTCGATCCTCGACGACGTGCATGTCGATTTCGCGTTCATCGGCTGCAACGGCGTCGATCCCAAGCTCGGCGTGACCAACGCGAACCTGCCCGAGGCGGCCGTGAAGGCGCACATGCTGCGACGCGCGGCCCGCGCCGTGATCGTCGCCGACGCATCCAAGCTCGGCGAGGCGCACCTCGGTCGCATCGGGCCCGTCGACGCGTTCGACGCACTGGTGACGGATGCCGCGGCGCCGGCCGTGCTCGTCGGCGAGCTGCGCGACGCCGGGCTCGAGGTGCTCGTCGCCCACGAGCCCGAGCGGCCCTAA